gtcaaaatattttcaacattttatggtgtatagaaaatgctaatataaacattcagtgaaattttcaagtatctacagtcattcgttttttaattacaataaaataagaaaattgttacatgagaaatcgagtaaatatcaaatgttgtaaaaatataaatttcagaagctcataaaaatttaatttaagtttcttctagacatttttttttttgataaaggtagacaaacttatgagtaatcttatattacattttcaaatcttagatttaaaaataaaaatttttatgaattctcaactccaaataatttgctattttttgtgatttttccgtattttgtcataatttgaactttaaatgcttataaataaaaactgtgaccaaggatttttaatttttttcatctgcctttgaaacaataacctaggagccttctattaaattttcaagcttttttactcaacagataaaattttattgatatttatagaaaaaaaaactaaaaaaattgaaaactgacaatggccgtaaacagctcaaaaagagtcaaaatattttgtaaattttatggtgtatagaaaatgctaatataaacattcagtcaaaatttcatgtccttacggtcatttgttttagagttacactaaaaaccaaaatcgattttctcgaaaacagattttgcgtaaaaattcccgtttttccttaatttttcttttgtttttcacgtcgcttgtgaaaattactgggaaattttttgaccccccaaagtaccaactagattcactttcctatcagaaaagttactattgaagaaaatccaagctcttttactgtcttaaaaggtgatgacagacataaaaataaaaaaaataaaaaataaaaaaaaaaacacacatcattgtaaaatcaatacattcatcgcttcgctcagaatctaaaaagtataataagcCTAATgtctgttttttaaataaaattaaatgcaatgGCTTGAGTTTTATGAGGGAACAAACCATCCAGCGAAGGTACTTCcgctgattattgattattaaatttaaagttatttttgaaatgttacgACCATCTCTGACCAGTGATTGATGttaatttttggaattaattGGGAATTACAGAGTTGCAAATCAGCCATTGCAGgtatcaaaaatacttttttctgcaTCATTGTGACATTATTGCTGTTATCACAAAGGATTCTGGCAAGCGTCACTTTTCTGATTTCTGTCAGTtgatcttaaatattataaaaaaatagttaaaatcaggatcaatcattaaaaatatttcagatatACTAACATTCATTGAATATATTTGGTAAATCGTAAAAATATCTATCTGCCATTCTAGTTCTTATAAACTGTTCTCTAATAATACATCTCATCGTTTGGCCAACCATTGAGTCTTCTTCGTGTTTCTCAAACAATGCACCTACCAATAGCTCTATATCTCTCCAATGTTTGTATTGCTTCAATAGTCTATCAgttgactaaatattataatatacaggaatAAAGTAAgtactatatcattatttaatatttaatatacttttaaacttACGCCTTCAACCATGATCTTGGATAAATCTTGTACACTTCTGATAGCTTTTAGTcgacaatattttctaaattctgTGTAGCTTGGTATACCATGATCGCGGGTTCGTTGTATATCCAAGCTGACGATGTCCATTCCAAACGCGTGGTTTGGATAAACACTGTATAAGTGATTTGTAAGctgataaaaaatttgaatcactaatgttaaattatagttaaacgtataatatagtctgtTAAAAGGATTATGTAATGTAATGTCATTGCGTTATATtgattgtatttcaaaaaccaACCGTTTTAGTAAATAGCATATCaattttttgtgtattctgCGTAGATAGCCCTCTGACAAGCTGATCCATCTAATTTAATAGTAAACCAGTTGGTCGGTTGTAATGTTCCTTTAGTGAAAGACTTGCGTTG
This genomic window from Metopolophium dirhodum isolate CAU chromosome 1, ASM1992520v1, whole genome shotgun sequence contains:
- the LOC132937440 gene encoding peroxidase-like — protein: MDQLVRGLSTQNTQKIDMLFTKTLTNHLYSVYPNHAFGMDIVSLDIQRTRDHGIPSYTEFRKYCRLKAIRSVQDLSKIMVEGSTDRLLKQYKHWRDIELLVGALFEKHEEDSMVGQTMRCIIREQFIRTRMADRYFYDLPNIFNEYQLTEIRKVTLARILCDNSNNVTMMQKKVFLIPAMADLQLCNSQLIPKININHWSEMVVTFQK